In Caldanaerovirga acetigignens, the following are encoded in one genomic region:
- the rplL gene encoding 50S ribosomal protein L7/L12 produces the protein MTKEEIIAAIENMTVLELSELVKALQEKFGVTAAAPVAVAAGPAAPGAAAEAAAPEQTEFDVILANAGAEKIKVIKVVRELTGLGLKEAKDLVDNAPKPIKEKVSKEEAEQIKAKLAEVGATVEIK, from the coding sequence ATGACAAAAGAAGAAATCATTGCTGCCATAGAAAATATGACGGTACTTGAGCTCTCAGAACTGGTAAAGGCTTTACAGGAGAAGTTCGGAGTTACGGCTGCTGCGCCGGTAGCTGTTGCAGCAGGCCCTGCTGCTCCCGGTGCTGCTGCTGAGGCTGCAGCTCCCGAGCAGACAGAATTTGATGTAATTTTGGCGAATGCTGGCGCTGAGAAAATCAAGGTAATCAAAGTCGTAAGAGAACTCACCGGACTTGGCCTGAAAGAGGCGAAAGACCTGGTAGACAACGCACCGAAACCCATCAAGGAAAAGGTGAGCAAAGAAGAAGCAGAACAAATAAAAGCAAAGCTTGCAGAAGTCGGTGCTACTGTCGAGATAAAGTAA